One window of Arvicola amphibius chromosome 6, mArvAmp1.2, whole genome shotgun sequence genomic DNA carries:
- the LOC119817121 gene encoding LOW QUALITY PROTEIN: ADP/ATP translocase 1-like (The sequence of the model RefSeq protein was modified relative to this genomic sequence to represent the inferred CDS: deleted 1 base in 1 codon), with protein sequence MKGDPCPGSTTNGLLLPNKLHLQESPEPSQAQVWGQSEDDLDDLLHWTQSLPFPNNWPVASSASQCCGSLIRPEELDRAVVMLFSLSKGPGRPSLQLQSHSWEGGHGLYTKRAEQALARARERLLAGCVRPAVSIGDQALSFLKDFLAGGIAAAVSKTAVARIERVKLLLQVQHASKQISAEKQYKGIIDCVVRIPKEQGFLSFWGGNLANVIRYFPTQALNFAFKDKYKQIFLGGVDRHKQFWLYFAAGNLASGGAAGATSLCFVYPLDFARTRLAADVGKGSAQREFSGLGDCLSKIFKSDGVKGLYQGFSVSVQGIIIYRAAYFGVYDTAKGMLPDPKNVHIIVSWMIAQSVTAVAGLVSYPFDTVRQRMMMQSGRKGADIMYTGTLDCWRKTAKDKGANAFFKGAWSNVLRGMGGAFVLVLYDEIKKYV encoded by the exons ATGAAGGGCGACCCATGTCCAGGATCCACCACTAATGGTCTGCTTCTGCCAAACAAGCTTCACCTGCAAGAGTCTCCAGAGCCTTCACAGGCACAGGTGTGGGGCCAGTCAGAAGATGATCTC GATGACCTGTTGCATTGGACACAGTCCCTACCCTTTCCTAACAACTGGCCAGTAGCATCATCAGCATCGCAGTGCTGTGGGAGCCTGATCCGGCCAGAAGAGCTGGACCGTGCTGTGGTCATGCTCTTCAGCCTTAGCAAAGGTCCAG GAAGACCAAGCCTACAATTGCAAAGCCATTCCTGGGAGGGTGGCCATGGGTTGTATACAAAGAGGGCTGAGCAAGCGCTG GCAAGAGCAAGAGAGCGGCTCCTTGCAGGCTGTGTGCGCCCCGCTGTCAGCATTGGGGATCAGGCTTTGAGCTTCCTTAAGGACTTCCTGGCTGGTGGCATCGCTGCCGCCGTCTCCAAGACCGCGGTCGCCCGGATCGAGAGGGTCAAACTGCTGCTGCAGGTCCAGCATGCTAGCAAACAGATCAGCGCAGAGAAACAGTACAAGGGTATCATTGATTGTGTCGTGAGAATCCCGAAGGAGCAGGGCTTTCTCTCCTTCTGGGGGGGTAACCTGGCCAATGTGATCCGGTACTTCCCCACCCAAGCTCTCAACTTCGCCTTCAAGGACAAGTACAAGCAGATCTTCCTGGGGGGCGTGGATCGGCATAAGCAGTTCTGGCTCTACTTCGCCGCCGGTAACCTGGCTTCCGGCGGGGCAGCTGGTGCCACCTCCCTCTGCTTTGTCTACCCGCTGGACTTTGCTAGGACCAGGCTGGCTGCCGACGTGGGCAAGGGATCTGCCCAGCGTGAGTTCAGTGGGCTAGGCGACTGTCTCAGCAAGATCTTCAAGTCTGATGGCGTGAAGGGTCTCTACCAGGGTTTCAGTGTTTCAGTCCAAGGCATCATCATTTACAGAGCTGCCTACTTCGGAGTCTATGACACTGCCAAGGGGATGCTGCCGGACCCCAAGAATGTGCACATTATCGTGAGCTGGATGATTGCCCAGAGTGTGACGGCAGTTGCAGGGCTGGTGTCCTATCCGTTTGACACTGTCCGTCAG AGGATGATGATGCAGTCTGGCCGGAAAGGGGCTGACATTATGTATACGGGGACACTTGACTGCTGGAGGAAGACTGCAAAAGATAAAGGAGCCAATGCTTTCTTCAAAGGTGCCTGGTCCAATGTACTGAGAGGCATGGGTGGTGCTTTTGTATTGGTATTGTATGATGAGATCAAAAAATATGTCTAA